The Halosimplex litoreum genome has a window encoding:
- a CDS encoding ATP-dependent helicase, which yields MGGRELLDAADVGVDAAEAAIDDGDVLELLEPPVREWWVEQFGAFVPENDGFFTPPQKEAVPLIHEGENSLIAAPTGSGKTLSAFCSIINELFRRERADGLENSVYCLYVSPLKSLANDIHRNLEVPLDGITAKLDERGEDAEIRHAIRHGDTSDSERQKMLETTPHILNTTPETLAILLNSPKFREKLRTVEYVVVDEIHSLAENKRGTHLSVSLERLEALAHGSPTRIGCSATVEPLDAMAEFLVGQASPGGDPRDYELVDARFAREFDVELTCPTDDLVNTPPDVVTDRFYRDLDDLIGEHTNTLVFTNTRSGAERVLQNLRERSDDYDEDNSGCHHGSLSKERRQEIEEKLKSGALDVVTTSTSLELGIDMPHIDLVVQVGSPKSVAALLQRVGRAGHQLGETVTGRVVALDRDELVECAVMLKKAEEGFVDRVFVPERAQDVAAQHVYGMAIAEIRPEAETRAILERAYPYRNYTDEEWESLMRYLTADYEGMEDKNVYAKVWRDTNDAPDGEHHYEEYPVGEDLMGKRGRLARVIYMTNIGTIPDSFTCDVYTRSGDEWVGQLDEEYLDTLESGDVFVLGGRNFEYRYRRGSKVYVDPTSARPTVPSWFSERLPLSYDLGREILIFQRELLEKMDRGGAGAVRHWLREYPLDEHSVRAVARMFEQQVKYAGAESVSTDERIAVEEELDREEYERRYYVHSNYGRRFNDGFSRLLAYRIAQEANANVQVAVADNGFSLSMPLNRKVDVLGVIDDIHPADVRADLRASLDGTDLLQRYFRIDATRALMILKRYKGYEKSAAEQQMNSEMLLGFAEGLEGFAVIEETYREILEDKLNVGAIEDVLEAVQADEVAVEHFRVRSPSPRAFGLATLMASDVVLAEDESEVLQRFHERVMEEIGEEDLGESSLTG from the coding sequence ATGGGAGGACGCGAGCTGTTGGACGCGGCGGACGTGGGCGTCGACGCCGCCGAGGCCGCGATCGACGACGGCGACGTGCTCGAGTTGCTGGAGCCGCCGGTCCGGGAGTGGTGGGTCGAGCAGTTCGGCGCGTTCGTCCCCGAGAACGACGGGTTCTTCACGCCGCCCCAGAAAGAGGCCGTCCCGCTCATCCACGAGGGCGAGAACTCGCTCATCGCGGCGCCGACGGGCAGCGGCAAGACGTTGAGTGCGTTCTGTTCGATCATCAACGAGCTGTTCCGCCGCGAGCGCGCCGACGGACTCGAAAATTCGGTGTACTGCCTGTACGTCTCCCCGCTCAAGTCGCTCGCCAACGACATCCACCGCAACCTGGAGGTGCCCCTCGACGGCATCACGGCGAAACTCGACGAGCGGGGCGAGGACGCCGAGATACGCCACGCGATCCGCCACGGCGACACCAGCGACAGCGAGCGCCAGAAGATGCTAGAGACGACGCCGCACATCCTCAACACGACGCCCGAAACCCTCGCGATCCTCCTGAACAGTCCGAAGTTCAGGGAGAAACTGCGGACCGTCGAGTACGTCGTCGTCGACGAGATCCACAGTCTCGCCGAGAACAAGCGCGGGACACATCTCTCGGTGTCGCTGGAGCGACTCGAGGCGCTCGCCCACGGGTCGCCGACCCGCATCGGCTGCTCGGCGACGGTCGAACCACTCGACGCGATGGCGGAGTTCCTGGTTGGCCAGGCGTCGCCCGGCGGCGACCCCCGCGACTACGAACTCGTCGACGCTCGCTTCGCCCGGGAGTTCGACGTGGAACTGACGTGTCCGACCGACGACCTGGTGAACACGCCGCCGGACGTGGTCACCGACCGGTTCTATCGCGACCTGGACGACCTGATCGGCGAGCACACCAACACGCTCGTGTTCACGAACACCCGGTCTGGCGCCGAGCGCGTCCTGCAGAACCTCCGCGAGCGCAGCGACGACTACGACGAGGACAATTCCGGCTGTCACCACGGCAGCCTCTCGAAAGAGCGTCGCCAGGAGATCGAGGAGAAGCTCAAATCCGGCGCCCTCGACGTGGTGACCACCTCGACGAGCCTTGAACTCGGCATCGACATGCCCCACATCGACCTGGTCGTGCAGGTCGGATCGCCCAAATCCGTCGCCGCTCTGCTCCAGCGCGTGGGCCGGGCGGGCCACCAGCTCGGCGAGACGGTGACGGGCCGGGTCGTCGCGCTCGATCGCGACGAACTCGTCGAGTGTGCGGTGATGCTCAAGAAGGCCGAGGAGGGGTTCGTCGACCGGGTGTTCGTCCCCGAGCGCGCCCAGGACGTGGCTGCCCAGCACGTCTACGGCATGGCGATCGCCGAGATCCGGCCCGAGGCGGAGACCCGAGCTATCCTCGAACGGGCGTACCCCTACCGGAACTACACCGACGAGGAGTGGGAGTCGCTGATGCGGTATCTCACCGCCGACTACGAGGGGATGGAGGACAAGAACGTCTACGCGAAGGTGTGGCGCGACACCAACGACGCGCCCGACGGCGAACACCACTACGAGGAGTACCCCGTCGGCGAGGACCTGATGGGCAAGCGCGGCCGGCTCGCCCGGGTCATCTACATGACCAACATCGGCACCATCCCCGATTCGTTTACTTGCGACGTGTACACTCGGTCGGGCGACGAATGGGTCGGCCAGTTAGACGAGGAGTACCTCGACACCCTCGAGTCGGGCGACGTGTTCGTCCTCGGGGGCCGGAACTTCGAGTACCGCTACCGCCGCGGGTCGAAGGTGTACGTCGACCCGACGAGCGCACGACCGACCGTCCCCTCGTGGTTCTCCGAGCGGTTGCCGCTCTCCTACGATCTGGGCCGGGAGATCCTGATCTTTCAGCGGGAACTGCTGGAGAAGATGGATCGGGGCGGCGCCGGTGCGGTGCGACACTGGCTTCGGGAGTACCCGCTGGACGAGCACAGCGTCCGGGCCGTCGCGCGGATGTTCGAGCAGCAGGTGAAGTACGCCGGCGCCGAGAGCGTCAGCACCGACGAGCGCATCGCCGTCGAGGAGGAACTCGACCGCGAGGAGTACGAACGGCGCTACTACGTTCACTCGAACTACGGTCGCCGGTTCAACGACGGCTTCTCGCGGCTGCTGGCCTACCGGATCGCACAGGAGGCCAACGCCAACGTCCAGGTCGCCGTCGCCGACAACGGCTTCTCGCTCTCGATGCCGCTGAACCGGAAAGTCGACGTGCTCGGTGTCATCGACGATATCCACCCCGCCGACGTGCGCGCGGACCTGCGGGCGAGCCTGGACGGCACCGACCTGCTCCAGCGCTACTTCCGGATCGACGCGACGCGGGCGCTGATGATCCTCAAACGCTACAAGGGCTACGAGAAGTCGGCGGCCGAACAGCAGATGAACTCGGAGATGCTGCTCGGGTTCGCCGAGGGCCTGGAGGGGTTCGCCGTCATCGAGGAGACCTATCGGGAAATTCTGGAGGACAAGCTCAACGTCGGTGCGATCGAGGACGTGCTGGAAGCCGTCCAAGCCGACGAGGTCGCCGTCGAGCACTTCCGCGTCCGCTCGCCGTCGCCGCGGGCGTTCGGCCTCGCGACGCTGATGGCCTCGGACGTGGTGCTCGCCGAGGACGAGAGCGAGGTCCTCCAGCGCTTCCACGAGCGCGTCATGGAGGAGATCGGCGAGGAAGATCTCGGCGAGTCCTCGCTCACGGGATAA
- a CDS encoding G8 domain-containing protein → MSDHDDSDTHRGALDRRRFLQAAGGLVAAGALATETGTAQTDDERTEWSDPETWDGSLPERGDKVIIEEGDHVILDTSPPPLNGVLVNGTLEFADGSIVESTHDDGSDGSDGSDNGGSGSGEGGSGDGADGDDDSGGESPCAPAWDSETVYRDGDEATYDGTRWEAKWWTRGDQPGARRYGPWKEIGPCDESGEGETDGQNADAAVGAGSPGTENTDDGGQFDGDAAACAPRWRPSDSHETAYRSGDVVSYDGKNWEAQWYTQDDEPGEARVWQEVEACSIVPVDDDGDDVDLELTTTWLLAEGSDALVRIGSEADPYEHDARITLVGLGHGNVRGEDVMAIGTKLLGTWDGGSIEIHGASRDKTDWTQLDAHADAGAETLTLAEAVDWEAGDRIAIAPSGSDPWQAERRTVESVDGNEVTLEDPLDHDHYGAVERHAGADLDMRAEVGLLTRNVELRGDDLSYVDRDSGVDSEYAAGFGGHAIFADPGRVRIEGLEAFRCGQSGHRARYPLHFHHAGDQEGSYLKHNSVWHSFNRGINAHGTGNVEIERNVVFDTIGHSYLVEQGLPAEEGNVFSENLAMLTKVVRERDRAFGGDLVNPGDVRRRPKQQNAFRPAAFWISNPNNTLVGNHAAGGYGAMGFFYDGHDETEVGLDATQFDVRFEDNVAHSYSVRPQRQLDGYTGDVDGDQLLRSWRMSHYQHLCQGIGLMMQLEPMEIDPDEIPSDRTDRLTGFTAYKCEHSAVWTEFQTSVLEDSVIADFNIGHFAMGGSETRDTVFVGRDGTDNDVAPPPTRFKTGGPDLEGPAMHDATNGGRYEKAAPTTSNVEYVDVDRRHNSRLTPSARTTDE, encoded by the coding sequence ATGTCAGATCACGACGATAGCGATACGCATCGGGGGGCGCTGGACAGGCGACGGTTTCTTCAGGCGGCCGGCGGTCTCGTCGCTGCGGGAGCCCTCGCGACGGAAACGGGAACGGCACAGACAGACGACGAACGGACCGAATGGTCGGACCCGGAGACGTGGGACGGCTCGCTTCCCGAACGGGGAGACAAGGTGATTATCGAGGAGGGCGACCACGTCATCCTCGACACGAGCCCGCCGCCGCTGAACGGCGTCCTCGTCAACGGGACGCTCGAATTCGCCGACGGATCGATCGTCGAATCGACCCACGACGACGGCAGTGACGGCAGCGACGGAAGCGATAACGGCGGCAGTGGAAGCGGTGAGGGAGGCAGTGGAGACGGCGCCGACGGTGACGACGATAGCGGTGGTGAGTCGCCCTGTGCACCGGCCTGGGATTCAGAGACGGTGTACAGGGACGGTGACGAGGCGACGTACGACGGCACGCGCTGGGAAGCCAAGTGGTGGACCAGGGGCGACCAGCCGGGCGCACGGCGCTACGGGCCCTGGAAAGAGATCGGGCCGTGTGACGAGAGTGGCGAGGGAGAAACCGACGGACAGAACGCCGACGCGGCGGTCGGAGCCGGGTCACCCGGCACGGAGAACACCGACGACGGCGGCCAGTTCGACGGTGACGCAGCCGCGTGTGCCCCTCGCTGGCGACCGAGCGACTCTCACGAGACCGCCTACCGGTCGGGTGACGTGGTCTCGTACGACGGCAAAAACTGGGAGGCCCAGTGGTACACGCAGGACGACGAGCCGGGCGAGGCACGGGTCTGGCAGGAGGTCGAGGCCTGTTCGATCGTGCCAGTGGACGACGACGGCGACGACGTCGACCTGGAACTCACGACGACGTGGCTGCTCGCCGAGGGGTCGGACGCACTCGTTCGAATCGGGTCCGAGGCGGACCCGTACGAGCACGACGCCCGGATCACGCTCGTGGGACTCGGCCACGGGAACGTCAGAGGTGAGGACGTCATGGCGATCGGGACGAAGCTCCTCGGCACCTGGGACGGCGGATCGATCGAGATCCACGGGGCGAGTCGGGACAAGACCGACTGGACGCAACTGGACGCCCACGCCGACGCGGGCGCGGAGACGCTCACGCTCGCCGAGGCGGTCGACTGGGAGGCGGGCGACCGGATCGCGATCGCGCCTAGCGGCTCGGATCCCTGGCAGGCCGAACGGCGGACGGTCGAGTCGGTCGACGGGAACGAGGTGACGCTCGAGGACCCGCTGGACCACGACCACTACGGCGCCGTCGAGCGTCACGCCGGGGCGGACCTCGACATGCGAGCGGAAGTCGGACTGCTCACGCGAAACGTCGAACTCCGCGGCGACGACCTCAGTTACGTCGACCGTGACAGCGGTGTCGACTCGGAGTACGCCGCTGGCTTCGGCGGCCACGCCATCTTCGCCGACCCCGGCAGAGTTCGGATCGAGGGGCTCGAGGCGTTCCGCTGCGGCCAGTCCGGCCACCGGGCCAGGTACCCGCTGCACTTCCACCACGCGGGCGACCAGGAAGGGTCGTACCTCAAGCACAACAGCGTCTGGCACAGCTTCAATCGCGGCATCAACGCTCACGGGACCGGCAACGTCGAGATCGAGCGCAACGTCGTGTTCGACACGATCGGCCACTCCTATCTCGTCGAGCAGGGCCTCCCGGCGGAGGAGGGCAACGTCTTCAGCGAGAACCTCGCGATGCTCACGAAGGTCGTCAGAGAGCGCGACCGCGCCTTCGGCGGGGATCTGGTGAACCCGGGCGACGTGCGCCGCCGACCGAAACAGCAGAACGCGTTCCGACCGGCCGCGTTCTGGATCTCCAACCCCAACAACACCCTCGTGGGGAACCACGCCGCCGGCGGCTACGGCGCGATGGGCTTCTTCTACGACGGGCACGACGAGACCGAGGTCGGACTCGACGCGACCCAGTTCGACGTCCGGTTCGAGGACAACGTCGCCCACTCCTATTCGGTTCGCCCGCAGCGGCAGTTGGACGGCTACACCGGTGACGTCGACGGCGACCAACTCCTGCGTTCGTGGCGGATGTCCCACTACCAGCACCTCTGTCAGGGGATCGGGCTGATGATGCAGCTCGAACCGATGGAGATCGACCCCGACGAGATCCCGAGCGACCGGACGGACCGCCTCACCGGCTTCACCGCCTACAAGTGCGAACACTCGGCCGTCTGGACCGAGTTCCAGACGTCCGTCCTCGAGGACAGCGTGATCGCCGACTTCAATATCGGTCACTTCGCGATGGGCGGCTCGGAGACCCGAGACACCGTGTTCGTCGGCCGCGACGGGACCGACAACGACGTCGCGCCGCCGCCGACGCGGTTCAAGACGGGCGGCCCCGACCTGGAAGGGCCGGCGATGCACGACGCCACCAACGGCGGTCGGTACGAGAAGGCCGCGCCGACGACGTCGAACGTCGAGTACGTCGACGTCGACCGGCGGCACAACAGCCGGCTCACGCCGTCGGCCCGGACGACCGACGAGTAG
- a CDS encoding HEAT repeat domain-containing protein — protein MGSDVILYFERPEPFDAAFIGEFADALDELGYERDGPTQSDLDLVSASDEWSVELTFDCPDSEFQSSPFEVTFRPPIGKHDRPYMDHRIGFWLPKPHKDPDVLLDYVATLGPLFDRVGFRYGHAEFAQIGRPPPRWLHPGAWWRSGPVTFFGPNLVDRVGRKRLLSTPATAVREYKNGSVALISLNISGGAAWSLRDPTARRPKCLGRLPDPPFEAEPDAPTRLCAAVGGLDGWNPEHGPGDSRDADREWLDRILAEGAPRQRASAVLSVAASVSDHSERRRRLTTAGVPIDPTEPDEPALRAALLDAFADREWTSDSDGTKGGYFASLLDDDTEVRRAAASGLATMEGRAARRELVKRVRDDPSPRVRGVAMAALSVSVASASDEELRTVARHCYDRDDDERVRIAALEVAGESDGVTLLVDGLDDPSRRVRSGAVVAFRRALGAGGESPDPPVERLRNASDDLIALFDHDDDGVAHVAADALSATLSTPREDVVAELTDADTPVGRAGAAYALAEANAFTPSMAREGLSDESPRVRTAVAGALANAPETAALVAPRLWNRFESADEAREQRALGLALRSGWTHAGATFPVDRSSVTAVLGSETPSRGRWGAAALAGPSDGRERLRRTAEDTSDPHERGAALFGLGYCGDPDDLDVFDRVTGDDPPWPVRVGAACGLGVLTASLDLSRETAREVRSVIRDALNDPPLDPQMRRIPADDAGLRFHNLATELLCTRSTEPAYQRLLAEAVDLSTGEAHHIVGSQGYEITDERACRTVLEKRRRVLECGDERVSLARRNLARRGRRPRGGWRDGIQCRRQNGRPW, from the coding sequence ATGGGGTCGGACGTTATCCTCTACTTCGAGCGACCGGAGCCCTTCGACGCGGCCTTTATCGGCGAGTTCGCCGACGCGCTCGACGAGCTGGGGTACGAGCGCGACGGACCGACCCAGTCGGACCTCGACCTTGTGTCGGCTAGCGACGAGTGGTCGGTCGAGTTGACCTTCGACTGTCCTGACAGCGAGTTCCAGAGCTCGCCATTCGAGGTCACGTTCAGGCCACCGATCGGTAAACACGACCGGCCGTATATGGACCACCGGATCGGCTTCTGGCTTCCGAAACCCCACAAGGATCCCGACGTGCTCCTCGACTACGTAGCAACACTCGGACCGCTGTTCGACCGGGTGGGGTTTCGATACGGACACGCCGAGTTCGCACAGATCGGGCGACCACCGCCGAGATGGCTCCACCCCGGTGCCTGGTGGCGATCGGGACCGGTAACGTTCTTCGGCCCCAATCTCGTCGATCGGGTCGGCCGCAAGCGTCTGCTGTCGACGCCCGCGACGGCCGTTCGAGAGTACAAAAACGGGAGCGTCGCCCTTATTTCGCTCAATATTTCGGGGGGAGCGGCCTGGTCGCTTCGCGACCCGACGGCGCGCAGACCGAAGTGTCTCGGCCGACTCCCTGACCCGCCGTTCGAAGCCGAACCTGATGCGCCAACCCGGTTGTGCGCCGCGGTCGGCGGGCTAGACGGCTGGAACCCCGAACACGGACCGGGCGACAGTCGGGACGCTGACCGCGAGTGGCTCGACCGAATCCTCGCCGAAGGAGCGCCGCGGCAGCGCGCGAGTGCGGTGTTGTCGGTCGCTGCATCGGTTTCCGACCATTCGGAGCGGCGCCGACGGCTCACCACCGCAGGGGTCCCGATCGACCCGACTGAACCGGACGAACCCGCTCTTCGGGCCGCCCTGCTGGACGCGTTCGCGGACAGAGAGTGGACGTCCGACAGCGACGGGACGAAAGGCGGGTACTTCGCCAGCCTCCTCGACGACGACACCGAGGTCCGCCGGGCGGCTGCCAGCGGGCTCGCGACGATGGAAGGTCGCGCGGCCAGGCGGGAACTCGTCAAGCGGGTCCGCGACGATCCGTCTCCGCGAGTCCGTGGCGTCGCGATGGCCGCGCTCTCAGTATCGGTCGCGTCGGCGTCCGACGAGGAGTTGCGGACGGTCGCCCGGCACTGTTACGACCGCGACGACGACGAACGGGTCCGCATCGCCGCGCTGGAAGTCGCGGGCGAATCCGACGGCGTGACGCTGCTCGTCGACGGTCTCGACGACCCGTCCCGGAGGGTCCGGTCGGGCGCGGTCGTCGCGTTCCGGCGAGCCCTCGGTGCCGGCGGCGAGTCGCCCGATCCACCGGTCGAGCGGCTTCGGAACGCGTCCGACGACCTGATCGCTCTCTTCGATCACGACGACGACGGCGTCGCACACGTCGCGGCGGACGCCCTCAGCGCGACACTCTCGACGCCCCGGGAGGACGTCGTCGCGGAGCTGACCGACGCCGACACGCCCGTCGGGCGCGCCGGCGCTGCGTACGCCCTCGCCGAAGCGAACGCGTTCACTCCCTCGATGGCGCGCGAGGGGCTGTCCGACGAGTCGCCCAGGGTTCGAACGGCGGTCGCGGGGGCGTTGGCGAACGCGCCAGAGACGGCCGCCCTGGTGGCGCCGCGACTGTGGAACCGCTTCGAATCGGCCGACGAGGCCCGCGAACAAAGGGCGCTCGGCCTCGCGCTCCGCTCAGGCTGGACCCACGCGGGCGCGACGTTCCCGGTCGACCGATCGTCGGTCACTGCCGTGCTCGGTTCGGAGACCCCGTCCCGCGGACGATGGGGCGCCGCGGCACTCGCCGGCCCATCGGACGGCCGCGAGCGACTGCGACGGACGGCTGAAGACACCTCAGACCCTCACGAACGCGGTGCGGCACTGTTCGGTCTCGGGTACTGCGGCGACCCAGACGACCTCGACGTCTTCGACCGGGTCACCGGGGACGATCCGCCCTGGCCAGTCCGGGTGGGGGCCGCCTGTGGGCTGGGCGTGCTGACAGCCAGCCTGGATTTATCCCGTGAGACCGCCCGAGAGGTGCGGTCAGTCATCAGGGACGCACTCAACGATCCACCGTTAGACCCACAGATGCGACGGATACCGGCCGATGACGCGGGACTGAGATTCCACAATCTCGCGACTGAACTCCTCTGTACGCGTAGCACCGAACCGGCCTATCAGCGACTGCTAGCCGAGGCGGTCGACCTCTCCACTGGGGAAGCCCATCACATCGTCGGGTCGCAAGGATACGAGATAACCGACGAACGGGCCTGCCGAACGGTCCTCGAAAAACGTCGGCGCGTCCTCGAATGTGGCGACGAGCGGGTTTCGCTGGCCCGACGGAACTTGGCGCGGCGGGGCCGAAGACCCCGTGGCGGCTGGCGCGACGGGATCCAGTGCCGACGGCAGAACGGCCGACCGTGGTGA